The Verrucomicrobiia bacterium DNA window ATCGCCGACGAGGCGCGAGCCGCCTTTGGCGGAGGGATCGGGGATGCGATTGACGCCGACGTCGATGACAGTGGCGCCGGGCTTCACCATATCGGCGCTTACGAAATGCGGGGAGCCGAGGGCGGCGATGAGGATGTCGGCGCGGCGGCAGTGTTCGGCGATGCGCGGGGTGCGGGAATGGCAGACGGTGACGGTGGCATCGGCGTGGCGGGCCTTCTGGAGGAGGATGGCGGCCATGGGTTTGCCGACGATGTTGCCGCGACCGAGGACGACGACCTCGCGGCCTTCGATAGGGATGCCGGAGCGGATGAGCATTTCGTGGACGCCGCCCGGGGTGCAGGGGACGAAGCCGCCGGGGTCGCCCAGGAGGAGTCGGCCCATGTTGACGGGATGGAAGCCGTCCACGTCCTTGGCGGGGTCCACCCTGGCGAAGACCGCGGGGGCGTCGATGGAGGGAGGCAGGGGGGCCTGGATGAGGATTCCGTGGACGGCGGGATCGGCATTGAGGAGGCGGATGCGATCGAGCAGGTCGGCCTGAGGAGTGGTGTCGGGCAGGACGATGGTGGTGGAGCGGATTCCGAGGCGGGAGCAGGTCTGCTCCTTCATTCCGACATAGACCTTGGAGGCGGGATCCTCGCCGATTCGGAGGAAGACGAGTTGGGGGGTGATGCCGCGCCGGACCAGGGCCTCGACGCGGACGCGGGTTTCCTCGTGGATGCCGGCGGCGAGGGCGCGACCGTCGATGAGATTGTGCATGCGGATCAGCGGACCGCCTCGATGGCCTCGACGTCGAGGACGGGGATGCCACGCCAGTACGTGCGGCGGTCGAGGTATTCGCGGCCGGTGACGATCACGACCCGGCCATGATACTCGGTCCAGGGGATGGGTTCGGGGCCGGAGGAGAAGAGGAAATTGATGAACCTGCCGCTGTCGCGGGCCTGGAGAGCCTGGAAGGTGGGGGCCGCAAAATTGAGGGGGCGGACCACCAGCCCTTCGCGACGCACCCAGCGGGCTTCCCGGGTGTCGGGCGGCAGTGGATTCCTGTCTTGGGCACCGGCAAGATCGGCGTCGTACCCTCTGTCGGGATCGGCCTGCGCCTGGGTCTCGGTATGGAAGGAGTCCGGTGCGGCGGTCGCGAGCTCCTGAACGGCGGGTGGCGCGTCAGCGCGGGAGTCGATGAACTGCCGGAACCGGGCGTAATCCTTGGGGCCGTCCGGGGCCGGGGCAGCCGGAGTCTGGGCCGGGTCTGCAGGCTGGGCGGGAGGCGTCGTGTCGAGGCCGGCAACAGCCAGGGAGGGGGCGGCATCGGCCGGAGGGGGGGGATGAGCAACCGATGTGACCTGGGGCAATGCCGGGGTTTGGGTGAGGGGCGTAACGGGCACCTGGGGGATGGCGGGTGGCAGATCGTTGGTGGCGGGGATCGAGGGGGTGGAAGGAAGCGGCGTTGTGGAAGGTGGCGGTAGGGCGGGGACGGGGGCGATGGCCGGGCTGCTTTCGGGTGCTGGGGGCGGTGGGGGCGGTGGGGCGGTCGGGGCAGGAGTGGAGACAGCCGCCGGCCGAGGATCGAGGTTCAGGAACCGGGCGGGGACAAAACCATGGGCGTCGGGCGGGGCGGCGATTTCCAGCCAGCCATCGCGGACGTCGCCGCGCGTTTGCAGGACGGTGTCGTGGGCGACCCTGGCGACCGTTGCGTAATCGTAACCCGGGCCGGCGCGGACATTGAGGACGTCGGCAGTGACTTTTCGGGACGCGGGATCAACGTAGTCGGCGGCGACCCAGAGGGAGGCGGTTGTCGGAAGTTCGATGCGGTACCAGACGTCGGGCTCGCCGGGCGAAGGGCGGTCGATGAGGTTGGTGCCGACGATCCGGACGGTTTGACCCTGCTGGAGGTGGGTGATGGGTTCCCCGACGTAACCCGGTCGGGAGCGGACATTGACGCGATCGGCAGTCGAGCGACCCTCGATGGCGGCGAGGGCGAACGGCGTCAGGGCCAGTCCGGCGAGTGCAAGCGCCGCCAGGAGAGACCGCGAACGGTTGGTCATAGCGGGTTCAGTAGAGTTTTCAGCTCCCCGGGTGTCAACGTCCGCCAACGGCCCGGTCGCAGCTCGCCGAGCTTGATGGGGCCGATCTGGGTGCGGACGAGACGTTCGACCTCGAGGCCCTGGGATTCGAACAGGCGACGGATTTCGCGATAGCGGCCCTCGGCGAGGTCAAGTTCGACGATGGTGACGTTGGGGTGGGAGGAGACCACCCGGCCGCGCAGGATCCGGAGCTGGTCTTCGCCGCAGACGATGCCCTTGCGGAAACGTTCGAGCATGGCGACATCGACACGGCCGGCAACGGTGGCGAGATAGCGTTTGGTGATGCCGTAGCGCGGGTGGGTGAGGCGGAGGCAGAACTCGCCGTCGTTGGTGAGGAAGATCAGGCCTTCGCTTTCGCGGTCGAGGCGGCCGACCGGGTAGAGGTGGCGCCACTCGGCGGGGAGCAGGTCACCGACCTTCCGGGCCGCGTGGGGATCCTCACGGGTACAGATGTAGCCGACCGGCTTGTTGAGTGCGATGTGGTGTTTGCGCCGCGTCCGCACCGGCTGGCCGTCAAGGAGTACGCGGTCCTGATCCGGTTCCACCCGGGTGCCAAGGGTGCGGATGACGGAACCATTGACCGAGACCCGGCCGTCCAGGATCACGGTCTCGGCGGCGCGGCGGGAGGCAACGCCGGCATCGGCGAGGAACTTCTGGAGGCGGATTTTCATGGAGATGGGGGAAGACGCAAATGCGCCGGAGCGGACCACGCCGCCGGCGCATGCGGTGGAAGGGGGATGGGCGGCAGGGCGCCGAAGGTGGCGTCACCCTGGACGTGGGCCTACTCCGGCGGCTTGGTCTTGCGGAGGCCGGTGACGCGGTCGCCGGGCTTCCACTGGCCGCGCTTGC harbors:
- a CDS encoding bifunctional 5,10-methylene-tetrahydrofolate dehydrogenase/5,10-methylene-tetrahydrofolate cyclohydrolase: MHNLIDGRALAAGIHEETRVRVEALVRRGITPQLVFLRIGEDPASKVYVGMKEQTCSRLGIRSTTIVLPDTTPQADLLDRIRLLNADPAVHGILIQAPLPPSIDAPAVFARVDPAKDVDGFHPVNMGRLLLGDPGGFVPCTPGGVHEMLIRSGIPIEGREVVVLGRGNIVGKPMAAILLQKARHADATVTVCHSRTPRIAEHCRRADILIAALGSPHFVSADMVKPGATVIDVGVNRIPDPSAKGGSRLVGDVDFPAVQPVAGRITPNPGGVGPMTIAMLMRNTLHAAAASLGMEWHPRRPA
- a CDS encoding rRNA pseudouridine synthase, translating into MKIRLQKFLADAGVASRRAAETVILDGRVSVNGSVIRTLGTRVEPDQDRVLLDGQPVRTRRKHHIALNKPVGYICTREDPHAARKVGDLLPAEWRHLYPVGRLDRESEGLIFLTNDGEFCLRLTHPRYGITKRYLATVAGRVDVAMLERFRKGIVCGEDQLRILRGRVVSSHPNVTIVELDLAEGRYREIRRLFESQGLEVERLVRTQIGPIKLGELRPGRWRTLTPGELKTLLNPL
- a CDS encoding SH3 domain-containing protein, giving the protein MTNRSRSLLAALALAGLALTPFALAAIEGRSTADRVNVRSRPGYVGEPITHLQQGQTVRIVGTNLIDRPSPGEPDVWYRIELPTTASLWVAADYVDPASRKVTADVLNVRAGPGYDYATVARVAHDTVLQTRGDVRDGWLEIAAPPDAHGFVPARFLNLDPRPAAVSTPAPTAPPPPPPPAPESSPAIAPVPALPPPSTTPLPSTPSIPATNDLPPAIPQVPVTPLTQTPALPQVTSVAHPPPPADAAPSLAVAGLDTTPPAQPADPAQTPAAPAPDGPKDYARFRQFIDSRADAPPAVQELATAAPDSFHTETQAQADPDRGYDADLAGAQDRNPLPPDTREARWVRREGLVVRPLNFAAPTFQALQARDSGRFINFLFSSGPEPIPWTEYHGRVVIVTGREYLDRRTYWRGIPVLDVEAIEAVR